The proteins below come from a single bacterium genomic window:
- a CDS encoding transposase: VVDCRPVGSGERALKYLAPYIFRVAISNRRNTNTHESASCEISSGRCPILLQFRLQLRKRLPLISFVGF; encoded by the coding sequence GGGTCGTCGATTGTCGTCCGGTCGGTTCTGGCGAACGCGCGCTCAAATATCTCGCGCCTTACATCTTTCGCGTTGCCATCAGCAACCGCAGAAATACCAACACTCACGAATCTGCTTCCTGCGAGATTAGCAGCGGCAGATGCCCGATATTGCTGCAATTCCGTCTCCAACTGAGGAAGAGATTGCCACTCATCTCGTTTGTAGGA